One stretch of Desulfocurvus vexinensis DSM 17965 DNA includes these proteins:
- a CDS encoding type IV pilus twitching motility protein PilT — protein sequence MSDFEALVQSCVQQGVSDMHITGGHPVVLRKDGTVAPQRKIVLRHSEVDELARSLMTRQQAETLRRQWSVDFAISVCGTRLRINIFATTRGLSLAVRFLPGEAPEIEMLNLHPSVGDFCREASGLVLLCGATGSGKTTTIAALLGEINRTRAAHVVTLEDPVEYRFRSVKSFIEQRELGASFQSFEQGLVDVLRQAPDVICVGELRRSEIVRLTLDAAESGHLVFATLHASSVEEALYRMLNAFPADAQEFARYQLSSALCGVIVQRLALRPELGFRVPELAVLRTGKAVRSIIRENRLSQIENAMELGREAGMFTFGTYAQEMQARRKPYIHPSRTLRSGQETARETVYESPLIDPLAALRAAPAPAAPAPGALTIEDDDALSDVIRQITERGPLPGA from the coding sequence ATGAGCGACTTCGAGGCCCTGGTCCAGTCCTGCGTGCAGCAGGGCGTGTCGGACATGCACATCACCGGCGGGCATCCCGTGGTGCTGCGCAAGGACGGCACCGTGGCGCCCCAGCGCAAGATCGTCCTGCGCCACAGCGAGGTGGACGAGCTGGCGCGTTCGCTCATGACCCGCCAGCAGGCCGAGACCCTGCGCCGCCAGTGGTCCGTGGACTTCGCCATCTCCGTGTGCGGCACGCGCCTGCGCATCAATATCTTCGCCACCACGCGCGGGCTGTCCCTGGCGGTGCGCTTTTTGCCCGGCGAGGCCCCCGAGATCGAGATGCTCAATCTGCATCCCTCGGTGGGCGACTTCTGCCGCGAGGCCTCGGGGCTGGTGCTCCTGTGCGGGGCCACGGGCAGCGGCAAGACCACGACCATCGCCGCCCTGCTGGGCGAGATCAACCGCACCCGCGCTGCCCATGTGGTCACCCTGGAAGACCCGGTGGAATACCGCTTCCGCTCGGTGAAGTCGTTCATCGAGCAGCGCGAGCTGGGCGCGAGCTTCCAGAGCTTCGAGCAGGGGCTGGTGGACGTGCTGCGCCAGGCGCCGGACGTGATCTGCGTGGGCGAGCTGCGCCGTTCGGAGATCGTCCGCCTGACCCTGGACGCCGCCGAATCCGGGCACCTGGTCTTCGCCACGCTGCACGCCAGCTCGGTGGAGGAGGCCCTGTACCGCATGCTCAACGCCTTCCCGGCGGACGCCCAGGAGTTCGCGCGCTACCAGCTGTCCTCGGCCCTGTGCGGGGTCATCGTGCAGCGGCTGGCCCTGCGCCCGGAGCTGGGCTTCCGGGTGCCCGAGCTGGCTGTGCTGCGCACGGGCAAGGCCGTGCGCAGCATCATCCGCGAGAACCGCCTGAGCCAGATCGAGAACGCCATGGAGCTGGGCCGCGAGGCGGGCATGTTCACCTTCGGCACCTACGCCCAGGAGATGCAGGCCCGCAGGAAGCCCTACATCCACCCCTCGCGCACCCTGCGCTCCGGGCAGGAAACGGCCCGCGAAACGGTCTACGAATCCCCGCTCATCGACCCCCTGGCGGCGCTGCGCGCCGCCCCGGCCCCCGCCGCCCCGGCCCCCGGCGCCCTGACCATCGAGGACGACGACGCCCTGTCCGACGTGATCCGCCAGATCACCGAACGCGGCCCGCTGCCCGGGGCTTGA